A genomic window from Treponema maltophilum ATCC 51939 includes:
- a CDS encoding extracellular solute-binding protein: protein MKKICLMLFIIIGVSALLFANGSGEKRAAEGSSGRSQLVIWDQFYRPEENSVMEEIIRRFEKENPDIRIVREVKTLDDLKLVLQMAVQSGTGPDIMQLNQGEADMGAFVKSDLILDLTDTAVKTGWEQRLSKSNLSSMGYKGKYYGVSVTGEIVGFFYNKNIFKKLNLSVPKTLEDLEKILADVKAAGYIPINFGNLDGWTGIHEWSALQHVLNSRVQLDGMMSGKKGNFWNSKENIAAADILVSWVKKGYFTPNFSAIGYDDSATVFYRGNSALMLTGNWLQGEINTNAPFETGFFLLPAPRSSSQNLKAVGGPGIPFVINKKTKHTGAAVKFLDFLTQKTTAALWAENAMLPALPLDAGSVKNATPLFNDIIQCYNTVNKINGMGYFIDWITPTFYDTCSSAVQKLMALEITPETFVKELQNDYNKFY, encoded by the coding sequence ATGAAAAAAATCTGTTTAATGTTATTTATAATTATCGGAGTTTCCGCGCTGCTTTTTGCGAACGGAAGCGGCGAAAAAAGAGCGGCGGAAGGAAGTTCGGGACGTTCACAGTTGGTTATTTGGGATCAATTTTACCGCCCTGAAGAAAATTCCGTGATGGAAGAAATTATCAGACGGTTTGAAAAAGAAAACCCGGATATTCGAATTGTGCGGGAAGTAAAAACGCTTGATGATTTAAAACTTGTTTTACAAATGGCGGTTCAATCGGGCACGGGACCGGATATTATGCAGCTCAATCAGGGTGAAGCCGATATGGGGGCTTTCGTAAAATCGGACCTTATTCTCGATTTAACCGATACGGCCGTTAAAACGGGTTGGGAACAAAGATTGTCAAAATCGAATTTAAGTTCAATGGGCTACAAAGGCAAATATTACGGCGTATCCGTTACGGGCGAAATAGTCGGCTTTTTTTATAATAAAAATATTTTTAAGAAGTTAAACCTTTCGGTTCCAAAAACTTTGGAAGATCTTGAAAAGATTTTAGCGGATGTAAAAGCTGCCGGTTATATCCCGATTAATTTCGGTAATTTGGACGGTTGGACGGGAATTCATGAGTGGTCTGCTTTACAGCATGTTTTAAATTCCCGGGTGCAGCTGGACGGTATGATGAGCGGTAAAAAAGGGAATTTTTGGAATTCCAAAGAAAACATTGCCGCAGCCGACATTTTGGTTTCATGGGTAAAAAAAGGCTATTTTACGCCGAACTTTTCCGCAATCGGCTACGACGATTCGGCGACCGTTTTTTATCGGGGCAATTCCGCGCTCATGCTCACGGGAAACTGGCTCCAGGGCGAAATCAATACGAATGCACCGTTTGAAACCGGCTTTTTTCTGCTGCCGGCTCCCCGCTCCTCATCGCAAAACCTGAAAGCGGTCGGCGGGCCCGGAATCCCGTTCGTTATAAATAAAAAAACGAAGCATACCGGTGCTGCGGTTAAATTTTTGGATTTTTTGACGCAAAAAACGACGGCTGCCCTTTGGGCGGAAAACGCCATGCTGCCGGCTTTACCGCTCGATGCCGGTTCGGTAAAAAACGCTACGCCCTTATTTAACGATATTATTCAGTGCTATAATACCGTAAATAAAATAAACGGCATGGGGTATTTTATCGATTGGATTACGCCGACCTTTTACGATACGTGTTCTTCCGCCGTGCAAAAACTTATGGCGCTCGAGATTACGCCGGAAACTTTTGTTAAAGAACTTCAAAACGATTACAATAAATTTTATTGA
- a CDS encoding carbohydrate ABC transporter permease codes for MRRFVSRSLFDNKPKGFLYLLPALVIYICFFIIPVTKTFISSFFTFPTTSERTFVWFANYAELLKDELFWLSLKNNGIMIFYMMVVPGIFGLILATVFEISNPKAGKLFEVSFFMPQILSLVVVGVIWKWIYNPVFGILNRLLVLAGFDNSGQAWLGSTKTAIHAVGFTGIWVNYGFAMVIFLAGYKRIPKSFFEAAALDGAGFWRKFFYISLPSLRGEISVVFTYLFIQALKTFDLIYVMTKGGPGNATSVISLYVFKNAFQYDRLGYAASIAIYLLIFITLGSFLIDKVIKKRSYE; via the coding sequence ATGCGAAGATTTGTATCGCGCAGTTTGTTTGACAATAAACCGAAAGGCTTTTTGTATCTTTTGCCTGCACTTGTAATATATATTTGCTTTTTTATTATACCCGTAACAAAAACGTTTATATCTTCGTTTTTTACCTTTCCGACAACTTCCGAGCGGACTTTCGTTTGGTTTGCAAATTATGCGGAACTTTTAAAAGATGAGTTGTTTTGGTTGTCGCTGAAAAACAACGGCATTATGATTTTTTACATGATGGTTGTTCCGGGAATTTTCGGCTTAATTTTGGCAACCGTTTTTGAAATAAGCAATCCGAAAGCGGGTAAACTTTTTGAAGTTTCATTTTTTATGCCGCAGATTCTGTCTTTGGTTGTTGTCGGTGTTATATGGAAATGGATTTATAATCCCGTATTCGGCATTTTAAATCGGCTTTTGGTTTTAGCCGGCTTTGACAATTCGGGACAGGCATGGCTGGGAAGTACAAAAACCGCAATACATGCCGTCGGCTTTACGGGAATATGGGTCAACTACGGTTTCGCGATGGTTATTTTTTTAGCAGGCTATAAGCGGATCCCGAAATCTTTTTTTGAAGCTGCAGCCTTGGACGGAGCCGGTTTTTGGAGAAAGTTTTTTTATATATCTTTGCCTTCTTTACGCGGCGAGATAAGCGTCGTTTTTACCTATCTGTTTATTCAGGCTTTAAAGACCTTCGACCTTATATATGTTATGACTAAAGGCGGTCCGGGAAACGCAACTTCGGTTATATCTTTATATGTATTCAAAAACGCGTTCCAATACGACCGTTTGGGGTACGCGGCTTCCATTGCCATATATCTGCTCATTTTTATTACGCTGGGCTCTTTCCTTATCGATAAAGTCATTAAAAAGAGGAGCTATGAATAA
- a CDS encoding carbohydrate ABC transporter permease yields the protein MNKKISLKIITYLFLTLVLVFALTPLIFTWFVSFKTKAELAQNVFGLPQVWQFGNFNRAWEQGHFGTYYKNSVIVVIPVVVMSIVLSLMTSYALVFFSLKSKKIILKLFMFGLAVPMEVVIIQLYYHMLSLHLLNTRTGLILAQIALSLPFGVFFMSANLNALPHAILESAEIEGADTWVILWKIIAPLIMPAIIACAVFFFIWTWNEFLLALVLISKENLRTLPVGMAYFQGKYVGDIPLMAMGATLMTVPVIIIYVLLQKYFISGILAGALKE from the coding sequence ATGAATAAAAAGATTTCTTTAAAAATTATTACCTATCTTTTTTTGACTTTAGTGCTTGTCTTTGCTTTGACGCCTTTAATCTTTACCTGGTTTGTGTCTTTTAAAACAAAGGCGGAACTCGCGCAAAACGTTTTCGGTTTGCCGCAGGTGTGGCAGTTCGGAAATTTCAACAGAGCGTGGGAGCAGGGGCATTTCGGGACCTATTATAAAAATTCGGTTATAGTCGTAATTCCCGTAGTCGTTATGTCGATAGTATTATCTTTAATGACTTCTTATGCGTTGGTCTTTTTTTCGCTTAAAAGCAAAAAAATTATTTTAAAGCTTTTTATGTTCGGCCTTGCCGTTCCCATGGAAGTCGTCATTATTCAGCTGTATTATCATATGCTTTCGCTGCATTTGCTGAATACTCGTACCGGTCTTATTTTGGCGCAAATAGCCCTGTCCCTTCCTTTCGGCGTATTTTTTATGTCTGCCAATTTGAACGCTTTGCCGCATGCGATATTGGAATCTGCTGAAATTGAAGGTGCCGATACTTGGGTTATTTTGTGGAAAATCATCGCGCCTTTAATTATGCCCGCGATAATTGCATGTGCGGTTTTCTTTTTTATTTGGACATGGAACGAATTTTTATTAGCGTTGGTTTTGATAAGCAAAGAAAATTTAAGAACGCTTCCGGTCGGAATGGCGTACTTTCAGGGCAAATATGTCGGAGACATTCCGCTTATGGCCATGGGCGCCACCCTTATGACCGTGCCGGTCATCATCATATACGTATTGCTGCAAAAGTATTTTATTTCGGGAATTCTTGCCGGCGCTTTAAAGGAATAA
- a CDS encoding flavocytochrome c produces the protein MKAGTYTETVKGMRDGLTVEVKLSKTKIESVTVKSHSETPGISDAAISSVPAAIVKQQSLSVDTVSGATMTSNGILNAVEAAIKKAGGNPADFKTAKKTASAAQDKHYGSTPPAKWDETHDIIVVGGGFAGLAAAHSAKTNGAKDVVLIEKMPFVGGNSQINGGVYAAYTSKLAAQFQKDMNLPPDTAEKHIADTLKGGDYMGDEALVKNMVYGSPFYLNMLLDNGLQVRKSLTRPGGHYGYRTYTTINGQGSDIVQVQKKMVEKAGVPILVNTKMVTIYREKPLSGKVVGIGVETKDGFKSMKATKGVILATGGFSADVPMRSRYVPMLTKELPTTNHVGATGEGITQAQAIGAEIMHMSYIQLYPFANPNGGVLDAWAVIPFSGPSSGVVYVDYKGERYVNEGERRDVCSNAAKNSGGFPTFCIMNEEIVKKGGFVTPEQLKSGMAADRIFKADTLEALAAEINKRTYEGKKVSIPGTNLAATIAKHNGYVKNGADPDFGKRIDKGIMMTMESGPYYAIPQWPSVHHTMGGLNITPKTEVRDIYGEVIPGLFAAGEITGGIHGTNRLGSNAVADCCANGYIAGQYAATGTLPNFIKGK, from the coding sequence ATGAAAGCAGGCACCTATACCGAGACGGTAAAAGGTATGAGGGACGGATTGACCGTTGAAGTAAAACTTTCAAAAACAAAAATTGAAAGCGTTACGGTAAAATCGCACAGTGAAACGCCCGGCATTTCCGATGCCGCAATAAGTTCCGTTCCCGCAGCAATCGTCAAACAGCAAAGCCTTTCGGTAGACACCGTTTCCGGCGCAACGATGACGAGCAACGGAATTTTAAATGCAGTTGAAGCGGCGATTAAAAAAGCCGGCGGAAATCCGGCCGATTTTAAAACCGCTAAAAAGACGGCTTCCGCCGCGCAGGATAAGCACTACGGCAGCACGCCGCCGGCAAAATGGGACGAAACCCATGACATTATCGTCGTAGGCGGAGGCTTCGCGGGTCTTGCGGCTGCTCACAGCGCCAAGACAAACGGTGCAAAAGACGTTGTGCTTATCGAAAAAATGCCCTTTGTCGGCGGAAACTCGCAAATCAACGGCGGCGTGTACGCCGCTTATACGAGCAAGCTTGCCGCGCAGTTCCAAAAAGACATGAACCTGCCGCCCGATACGGCCGAAAAGCACATCGCCGACACGCTTAAAGGCGGCGACTACATGGGCGATGAAGCGCTGGTAAAAAACATGGTGTACGGTTCTCCCTTTTATTTGAATATGCTTTTGGATAACGGTTTGCAAGTACGCAAAAGCTTAACGCGTCCGGGCGGGCACTACGGCTACCGCACCTACACGACGATCAACGGACAGGGCTCCGACATTGTTCAGGTTCAAAAGAAAATGGTTGAAAAAGCCGGCGTGCCGATTTTGGTAAACACCAAAATGGTAACGATTTACCGCGAAAAGCCGCTTTCGGGCAAGGTCGTCGGTATCGGCGTCGAAACGAAAGACGGCTTTAAAAGCATGAAAGCGACCAAAGGCGTTATTTTAGCGACCGGCGGTTTCAGTGCCGACGTTCCGATGCGCTCTCGCTATGTTCCCATGCTGACCAAAGAATTGCCCACGACAAACCATGTAGGCGCAACCGGTGAAGGCATTACGCAAGCTCAGGCAATCGGCGCCGAAATTATGCACATGTCTTACATTCAACTGTATCCGTTCGCAAATCCGAACGGAGGCGTTTTGGACGCATGGGCGGTTATTCCCTTTTCGGGCCCCAGTTCCGGTGTCGTATACGTTGACTACAAGGGCGAACGCTACGTAAACGAAGGCGAGCGCCGCGACGTATGTTCGAACGCCGCCAAAAACTCGGGCGGATTCCCGACCTTCTGCATCATGAATGAAGAAATCGTAAAAAAAGGCGGATTCGTTACCCCCGAACAGCTTAAAAGCGGCATGGCGGCCGACAGAATTTTCAAAGCCGATACGCTTGAAGCTTTGGCTGCGGAAATCAACAAGCGCACCTATGAAGGTAAAAAAGTTTCGATTCCCGGCACAAACCTTGCCGCAACGATCGCCAAACACAACGGCTACGTTAAAAACGGCGCCGATCCCGACTTCGGCAAAAGAATCGATAAGGGTATTATGATGACCATGGAAAGCGGTCCTTATTACGCGATTCCGCAATGGCCTTCCGTTCACCACACGATGGGCGGTTTGAACATTACCCCGAAAACCGAAGTGCGTGATATTTACGGTGAAGTAATTCCCGGCTTATTCGCCGCAGGTGAAATTACCGGCGGTATCCACGGTACAAACCGCCTCGGTTCCAACGCCGTCGCGGACTGCTGTGCAAACGGCTACATCGCCGGCCAATACGCCGCAACCGGTACCCTGCCCAATTTTATCAAAGGTAAATAA